Sequence from the Rhinatrema bivittatum chromosome 6, aRhiBiv1.1, whole genome shotgun sequence genome:
cgcattgaaactctggagctctgcctgcctttggggacctgcatgtggaacaggaagcatttcagagaatgccaccctggaggttctggatttcagcttcctacctaaaatcctaaatttggcatccagaacctctctctcacattttcctatgtcgttggtgcccacatgtaccatgacagccggctcctccccagcactgtctataatcctatctaggtgacgcatgaggtctgccaccttcgcaccaagcaggcaagttaccaggcggtcctcacgtccaccagccaccctgctatctacatttctaataattgaatcaccaactatgatggctggcctaacccttccctcctgggcagtagccctgggagatttgtcctcagtgcgagaggacaatacatcacctggagagcaggtccttgctacaggattacttcctgctacacaagggtgatgttctcctactgggagacctttctgatccaaggcagcactggggctgccagaatggatttgggacttggctattatgtccctgaaggtctcgtcaatgtacctctctgtctccctcagctcctccaagtctgctactctagcctccagagatcggacttgttccctgagagccaggagctctttgcaccgactgcacacatacaatctctcaccggcgggtaaaaaatcatacattggTAAGGCAGGATTCACTTTATTTAACTTAGCATTCAAATTATTGACATCTCACATAGAAAGATTTTCTTAATTCATATACATGAGCTCATTCATTTACATTAACTTAATGATTGTTCTGTTAACCACCAAAATTAATGCTATTTGAAAGACACCACTTATGTCTTATTGTCCATATGTGAACATTCCTTCTGCCCTTTACAAAGAAGTGCCTCAGATCTAGTTATTAATTAATCAATTTTAAAGCTTTGTTATACCACCTTCCAAGTCAACACAGGCCACCGAAAGCACTATACAGCAATTAAAAACAGTAACAATAGTATAACAACCAAATATAAATTACATCATAAAATAAAGTAGAGTAAAATAAAACTGTCCCAGAGTCCAAAAAATCTAAGGGTAACAAACAACATCCAGAGTTAAAACATCCTATACCTGTTGAAAGAACCAGGTCTTTAACTTCCTTCGAAATGCCGATAGATTAGATTCCAATCAAATACTTGGGGAATCACAGCTTAGAAAGCTCAAGCATGCAGTCccacactggggccgatgcaatatcatatGCGCAAAAAACATGTGACCaacttggacacacattttttgaATGCCTGCACATCCCCTCTCTTGGGCGCTCGATCTAATATTCTAATGAGCTGGCACGCTAAAAGGGGCATGCGATGGATAATTTGTGTGTCCATGCCATCGAAttcccaggagaagtggctgtgcggaggtaaggaaaacagacactcaattttctgagcgtcccttttcctaactggtgcacaaccatgggttaggaaaagggacgctcataaattgagcgtcccttttcctaacctgaccgctgtcaagtttttttttttttgcagctttctgtggtttctcctgcTTAGCAgagcaacaatattaagtaggaggagccacaaaaaacctgtattttttgctcttctgaATATGGCTTGAGGTGcctcaaaacttaatgccagctctgggctggcgttaatttttgagcattaaaatgtgtgcatcagctgcacatttttttaaaatcaggggtagtagctaatagcatcatcaacatggcatttgcatgtgatgagcactattagctatgcgcctGTATGGTCACACTAATCCCGATATTGCATTGGATGTatgtctagcatgtccaaaatgagTGTCCAACTGGGTTTAGCAGTGTACTGAGCTTAGcgcctgatattgcattggcttcAATATAAATAGAGCATACTAGTGGTACACAGAACAAACCAGCTTATCTAGATCGTTACGACCACGAGGAAGTATACCATTGATAACTTTTCAAGATGGAGATTGCACTTTTCATGGAGTATCAATGCCTTAAATTTCACTAAATTCCAAGGAGAGCCATAATCAACTAAAAAGTCTTGttagaaaaatgtaaaatctcTATTTGCATAAACCCATTTTTAAACAGTAGTCTCCAAAGGAATGCATTGCTGCATGCTTCTCAAATTTTGTTCCTTAGTGAGTCAAGTTTCAAAGCATTACATTCAGCAAATTTGAAAGGCAAACATACAAATGAAGCTGAAGGAGGATTGAACTACTTTCATGTGTTCATTCACTCAACTTTATGAGCTCTAATTAATGACTAACAATGTCATTGCAGTGGCTTATTGGAACCAAGGCAAAGATGTCAGCTAATGACCGTTCATGCTACAATTTGCCTGCAAAATAACATGATCTTCAGAAGCCACAAATAACAAAGATGAAGACTGGATTATATAATCTCAAGGTAAAATAATTATTGATCATTATCTTCCATTAAACAACAATAGCAATATGCAGTATTCTATAATACTGCCAGAAATGTTGGACTCGTTTATTTAAATTCAGTCTCGATTGTGTAGTAGCATCATTTTGGGCCTGATTCTTCAAGGGTTTTTGACATTGACAGAATAGGAGAGAAATCTTAGTTAACCAAAATCCTAATGTATTAAAATACTGTATGTACAGTAAGGGTCCAATTTTCTAAGACTTTTCTACCATTCTGTGTCTGTTGGAAAAGGTCTTGATGAACCAAAATCCTAAGATGGTAAACCACATTCTTTTTGTCAACTATGGACAGAACCtacatttttaaagcattttattttcttatttttaaatgaCACTGAGACAATATTCCATGCTTTTTAATCAATCATTCCAAGTAGGATTTGATAGCTTCAAAACAATCTGTAAACAACAGGTACTCTCTTCTTTATTCTTCTTCTCTAGTTTATGCCTATAGAAAAACACTTTTAGATCAAGGTCTTAATAGGCCCATGGAGAAAAAAGTGGAACTTCTGAATATATtcggggtaattttgtaacatcgtgcataaaaaaaagacaacaaatatGTGCATAGATTGTATCAAGGAAAAGTTCACGAGTACGTTAACTTTTGGAAATGATACCACTGAAACTATCCACACACAATTATACCTACTAAATTGCATGCAGAAATTTTTTCAGGAAATTTCAtgtacatacatttgaaaatgcaaaactatgcccagaagtgcaacccccccccccacaccatttagccggataagttgtccGCCTAAGTTAAATCTACTCaacagcaggtctaaacttagatggattTAATGTTTCCAGCTAagttgcaatatatatatatatacggatATTCAGCATCctagctgtgccgctgaatatccttgtaacttatccagataagtgctatctggctaaattacttaACCAACCagtatttgaatattgaccccactgTACCTATAAAGTTTGTCATAAATTTTGTAATGCCACATAAACATAATTTAATATATTTCATAGGCTATTTTTATTATAGTGGTTCCCAAGCTTAGCATTTGATACAGTATATCTGCAAAAAATGGCAGGAAATTATATTAATAAATTTTATGTTACAATTATTTCATTTAGGTCCTTTTAATTTTTGCTCAGCATgtcacatctgaagaagataCATTGTGGTCTCAAAAGCTTATGTACAAGATCCTTGGGAAATTCTTACACTGCGCAGTGTCATGAACAGCAAAGAATCTGCACAGCGTTCATTGCCAGAGAACATGAGAAGCCACCCAAAAATAGGATGTGTTGTTCACAGGTATACCCAAACAACTTCTCTCGCACTGTCCCTTGTTTTTTTATGCAGTGTGTGATTGTCACAGATTTGTCTTTTGAGCTGCAATGAAGACCAAAGAACTGGCTTGGAAATGTGATTCATATGTCGGGCAGACAAGCTGATTCGCTAAAAAAGCAAAACTAACTTTCACTGCTGTCTTGTTTGTTTTGATCTTCTTGAAATAGATCGGATTTCTCTTGTGCGATTAAGGATTTCTTCCTTTTGGATGATTGGGGTATACTTGTCAAAGAAGGCTTTCGCAAAGTAGAAAGTCTTCTCCTGAAGTTCTCTCCTGAAAAGAAATACAAGAGGGGGTCAAAGCAGCAGTTGGAGGCTGCTAGGGCCAGGGTTATCACTACCAATTTCTGCATGTGAATGGTTTCTTCACAGGTTTCCTGTCGATGTAGAAAGTGAAGGTGGACTGTACGCTGAATGTGATATGGCATGAAGCTGATGAAGAAGACGGCCATTACAATGATGATCATACGGACTGCTTTTTTACGATTTGCTTGTTGCCTGTTCATGACGTTATTCAATAAGGTCTTTATAATCATAGTATAACAAACCAGTATGatgataaaagggatagtgaaGCCAAAAATTAATGAAATATAGTTCATGATGATCAGACTTTTGACAGAAGATGGAGGTTCAAAGcactttgttttgtttcctttcacACTTGAGCCAGTTATTAGAAATGGAATATTAGCCAGTGTCACAAAGATCCAAATGCCAATACACACAAGCCTGGCATTTTTCACATTCACTAGCTTGAGATTCTGGACGGGAAATACTATGGCTACAAAACGAAAAAAGCTCATTGCTGTCAAGATAAAAATGCTACAATATAGATTGACATAGAAAGCATAAGAACTGATCCTACACATAAAGTCCCCGAAGAACCACTTGCCCTTGTTGACGTAATATACCACCCGAAGAGGCAGGGTGCATATGAAAAGGAGGTCTGATACTGCAAGATTCAGCATGTAAATATGAAAGGCTGTCTTCTGACTGTATGTTCTTATAAGGACATACAATGCAAAACTGTTACCGAAGAAGCCAAAAAAAGTGAACAGAGAATATGCTGTGGAGTATACTTGATTTCGGAATTCATCAATATTTGGGCAGCTCAGATTTGTGTAGTTCCCCAACTGTGTTGTGTTTCCTGAGAGAGGCATAATCTGTCAGAAGATGAAATCTGAAATGAGAGACAAAACATAGAAGTTAAATTTTTAAGACATTAGATAAAAATTAGTTTTCAGctttctactcattattttacagaacAAGCACAGCAAAAGACCATTGCCATGTCTGTGATCAAACATTCTTTGTTGGGATGCCTATGCACTGAGGGGCAATATACATAATGTTCCTTTTCTGCAGGTAAGACTCAACATAGGATTAGACAACAAGTAGGGAGGCACAAAAGCTAGACAATTGTGAGCTACCTTACCAACATGGATCAAAATATAGTTTGGAAAACTTTATGTATTTCGAAAAGGCAAGTGATTTGCAGTAGCTATAATGGTGGGGTAACATTTACTTTCAACATATTGTAGCTGTTTTTGAGATTGGTTATGTTGAAATTTTTACTTTAAACTCTGAACAATAATTGACGTATTATTGTTCAGTGTTTAAAGCAGAAATTACAACATAAGCCATCTAGCAGGGCTTATTCCAGATAAAGATGAAAGAGGAACTGCAATCAATAGGGAGGAAAGTTGATTAACAGTCACCAGGCCTTATTGGGTTATATTCTCAAGATGTTTTTTTGTATGTTGCATGCATTTAGGAGGTAGTGAAATACATAGTATAGGTTGAACATTTAATAAGGCATACATCACTTTTCTATAACTTATTTCAACCTATGCTATGTATTGTGTCGTtttctttttggggttttttgtgcttattttcattttttaaatggttcagGGGTGTTCTTTTGTGTTTTCCTAATTTCGGACTTAGTGTGCGCTAATgggacttaggcctggatttatcaaaatgtggtaagtaccgcatgcgatagcaaaaggggtgtgttttattgcaatttgtgctaattacctgtgtgaagagctaagttagtgcaaattgctaTACCATTTCAgatctgttgtatttcctgcattcaaccactgggggaccatttttgatgagagagagagagagagagagagagactggccataatatcatggcccataggcaggtatttgtatccctatggtaggcccacctagtaactcgaggtggggtttaggtatgagtgtagggggttagcttgaatcaagctaggttgagagaaccttgcccaaatctcatcttggagtgagtttcctcactctgaaggccagcaaatcttcacaagagaccactgttctgttcgtaggtgtcacgtagaatgtcaaagtggcccctaaccccctatactcatacctaaaccccacctcgagttactaggtgggcctaccatagggatacaaatacctgcctatgggtcATGATACTATggccaggcttgctctctctctctctccccccccccacaaatggcaatgaaaccttacatcacggtagctatcacacagcctaacacatttgaaagaggtgtagttaaaatcagcattacagctgtgcaatagctcttcacagacagcctaactcctatttttggaatttgcatcacaccatacgatatggtgcgatcgcatgcgttaaaggcctatcgcatgcgataagcccttaacgcatgcgaaaacgccttaccgcattttgaaaaatgacccccttagtgcgcactgtcccattagtgcgcattaacacgaaatactaatttttctgaaatttcggcaattgtttttcatttcagggtgctcccgaaacaagacaaaatagacaattgtGTTGCCATTATCTTTTTGTCTAAAACAAATGCGCATCCCTATTTATTAGCTGTTGTTTGAAAACTGTGAACAGTAACACCTCTTAAAAGTTTCATTACTGACAGTAATAAATGTCAGCAAAAATAAtataccttttcattggactaacaATACTTTCTTGGCCAATTTTCCTGAAAGCTAGTCTAGAAATGTACTGTAGGGATCtgcttttgtttgaaaaaaaatgtcctatttcatttaattttgttgttaaaaccaaatgagagaaaaacaaaattaattttgttaTCAATTAAAATTAGCCCTGTTTCTGCTGCAGAATCAAACAACTCTCCCAGGCTCACTCAAGAACCCTTCAAACCCTTCTCCCCAGTCACTGGCTTCCAACTCCAAACTCTTACTACATCTGTAGGTCCCCATGAGGATGCTTCACAGGGTAGAAATTATCTCAATTCACTCCTTCCTTGCTGGGGCAGTAATAGAAAATGGTACCAGCAGCCAACCCAA
This genomic interval carries:
- the LOC115093980 gene encoding cysteinyl leukotriene receptor 1-like, whose product is MPLSGNTTQLGNYTNLSCPNIDEFRNQVYSTAYSLFTFFGFFGNSFALYVLIRTYSQKTAFHIYMLNLAVSDLLFICTLPLRVVYYVNKGKWFFGDFMCRISSYAFYVNLYCSIFILTAMSFFRFVAIVFPVQNLKLVNVKNARLVCIGIWIFVTLANIPFLITGSSVKGNKTKCFEPPSSVKSLIIMNYISLIFGFTIPFIIILVCYTMIIKTLLNNVMNRQQANRKKAVRMIIIVMAVFFISFMPYHIQRTVHLHFLHRQETCEETIHMQKLVVITLALAASNCCFDPLLYFFSGENFRRRLSTLRKPSLTSIPQSSKRKKSLIAQEKSDLFQEDQNKQDSSES